GGCACGCTTCGGTCTGTCGAACGGAATTCCCCAGGCCATCGTGCAGGAAAATGGCGACGTCATCCGCTTGGCGCCCAAGGGCCCGAGGAAGATTGGCGACGCGCGCGTTGGCCGATTGGTCCTTGATGGCGACGTTATCCTTCCGGCCGACGGCGCGACGATCGGTGAGCGGCGCAAGATCGGCGTCAACGGCCTGATCACCGTCACCATTCCGATGAGTCGCAACGGGCGCTTGGCCGGTAATCCGCTGGTTCGACCGTTCGGCGTACCGGTCGAGGCCGATCGCGAAGACTTCGTTGCTGACGCTTCCGACGCGGCCGCGAAGGCGATCTCGGGCGATCAGACCGATGAGCGGATGCGTGAGGCGGTGCGGCTTGCGGTCCGGCGCTGCGCAACCTTGTGGACCGGCAAGAAGCCGATCGTCGACGTGACGCTGCTCACGCTCGACTGATGGGCATCGGTTCGGCCCTCGCGGTCTATTTCCTGTTCTGGGTCGGCGCGGCTTTCCTGCTGCTTCCGTTCGGCGTTCGCACCGACGAGGAAGTCGGTGCCGAGCTCGTGCCGGGTCAGGCCGATAGCGCGCCGCATAAATTCGATCTGAAGCGCCACATGCTGCGCGCGTCGATCGTCGCGCTGGTGCTGTTCGCGATCTACTATGCGAACTGGGCGTTCGAGTGGGTCACCGTCGACGATCTCGACTTCTTCAACCCGCCCGCCGCGCAGGACACGATCTAGCGGCGGCGTTCGACGGCTTGGGCGAGGGCGGCATAAAGCTTGCCCATGTCGCTCGACATCAGGGTCACCGCAATCATCCCGCCGTCGCGCTCTGCCAAGACCCGGCGCAGCATTGATTCGAAATCGTGGACGTAGCGGTCGACCGACCCCTTGAACTCGACGTCGCTTTCATATTGCGCGGCGATCGGACGGCCTTCGCTATTGTCGAGAAGACGCACCGCTCGGCGGGTGAAGATCCCGCGATTGCCCTTGAGGTAGCTGGTCCATGCCTTTTCATCGACCTCGTCGCTCAAGATTTTCTGGACGTCGATCGAGGCGCTGTTCATCGAATCCATCAACAGCGAAACCCGGCGCGCGAACTCCTCGCCGCTGTCCTTGCGCTGCGCTTCGCGGTTGCGCTCGATATGCGCTTCGAGCGCGGAGGCGCTCTGGCCGATCGAAAGCATTTGCGAGGTCAGGCGATCGGATGCTTCTCGAGCCGTCTCGACCGCGCGCGTCGCGACTTGGTCGAGCTCGATCAGTTTCGATTCGACGCCTTCGCGGACCGCCGCTTCCAGTGCCTCGCGAGTGGCACGTCCCAAATGATCCGCGCTGTCTGGGATAATCTTGGCGATTGCCTCGCGCGCTCGTTCGGCGGCATGGCTCGCGGCCTCGCGCACCTGCATCAGCGCGGCGACCAGAGCCGGGCCGGTTTCGCCTGACAGACGGCCGGCTTCGCCGCTCGTCGCGACGATGGCCGCGCTTAGCTCGGCAAGACGCTGCTCTGCTTGTCCAACGCCAAGGTCCACCGTCGTCATCAGCGCCGCGAGGCGGTCCTGCTGCTCGGAGATGTTGGTGGCACCCGCCTCGATCCTTTCGGCCGCGACCGACGCGTCGCTACGCATCGCATCGAGGTGAGGACGCGCGGCCTCGGCCGAATGGAGCACGCGCGCCGCGCTCTCTTCGGCGTCGCCAAGAACCTTTGCGAGTTCGTCCTGCAGGACGAGACCGAGACGGCCAACTCCTTCCTGCAGATTGGCGGTTCGCTGTGCCAACCCATCGATCGAGCCGTCCTGCGCAGCTGTTGCGCTGGTCAATTGCTCCAATTCGCCGCGAAGACGATTGAGCGCGACCTGAACATGGCTAGCACGCTCGTCACCCGCCTTCGCCAATTCGAAGAAGCGTTCGTCGAGGGCGACGAGGCCCGCGTCGAGCTCTGAAATCATGCGCTGCGACAGTCGCTCCTGCTCGGCAATGCGGCTCGACAGTCCGTCGAGCGAGCTGCCGGCACTAGACAGGCGCTGACCGAGTAGTTCGGATGCTTCGATCCCGGCGCGACCAATGCTTGCCTGGCTTTGCGCGATCAACGCCGTCACGGCTTCGGCTTGCGTATCGATGCCCGAGCGCACTTCGCTCAGCGCGTCCGCGGCACGCGCGAGTAGTGCATCCACGGCGGCGGCGGTCTGCGACCCGGCTTCATTCAGTCGAAGCGAGGCGGCAGCTCCAGCGCTTTCGATGTGCGTCAGGTGGGTGAGCAGACGTTCGGAAGCTTCGTGTACAACGGTGTCAGCACTCTTGGCTCCGGCCGCCAGACGATCCACCTGTTGCTCGAAGCCGGCGGCCTGGGCCGACGCTTCCTGCCCGGCGTCGCGCAAGGTGGCAGCCATTCGGGTGGCGACGGCTTCCGCCTGTGGAAGGTCGGCAAGGATGACCCCGATATCGCTCCGCGCGGCTTCGGCGGCGCGGTCGAGCGCGGCGCCATGCTCGGCCAGCTTGCGCGATCCGGCATCGAGATCGGCAGTCACCGCGCCGAGCTTCGTCGCGGTCTGGTCGCCAAGGCCGACGAGTTCGCCCGCCATGTGGCCAAGGCTCTGGTGATGGGCCTCGATCTGCCGCGACATCGCGCCAAGCAGGTCGTGAAGCGAGCGCGCCTCGGTCCGCATTGCGACCACCGAGCGGGTGAAGCGCTCGGCTTCCTTCCGCCGGGTCCGGCCAAAGATCATCCATACTAGGCCCATCAGCGCAAGCGGCCCCGTCAGGATGGCGACCCATTGGGCGACGGCGGGGCTCGACAGCGGCTGATCGGAAAGGACGCGGCCCGCCGACCAAGCGGTATAGCCGGTCCAGAGGACCGCCAGCAGCGCAAGTGCCCACCCCAGCACCTGGCGGCCGCCGGGACTGGCGACCTCATCCTCATCCTGCCTCGCCGACCAGTCGACGGGGGAGAAATCGCCCATGGGCTGATAATCTCCGCTCTCGACCCGCTCGGGTTCGTCGGTGTTCGGGGCCGAAGGCTCGCTCTGGACGCGATAAGGGCTGATGCTCATGAGCAGGGAGTTTACCAACATTGTTGGGCGGGGGAAGCGACAAACCGTCTCTGGCGGGGTGGAAAGTTGGGGCGGCGGTGGCCTATGTATCGGCAGGGCAGCGGGCCCGCTGCGTGGGGGAATGAAGAATGGCGCTCGGCGCCCTCATCGGTGCTTATCAGGAAGATGACGCGGGCGGTTTGCGCGCGCTGCTACCGCTCGCCGGCCGGACGCTGATCGAATATCAGGCGCGTTGCCTCGCCGCCGCTGGTGCCGCGCCGCTGGTGGTCCTGGTGGAACGCATCCCCGTTGCGCTCAACGAGGCGTTCGAACGCCTGCGCGGCGAGGGGATCTCGGTCATCCCGGTCAGCGACGGCATGGAGGCCTCTAGCCGCTTCGAGGCGGGCACCGATATCCTGCTGTTGGCGGACGGAGTCGCGCCGGACATGGGCGACCTCGCGCTTCTGGCCGAAGAGGTCGATCCGGCGATTCTGACCGTCCCCGACGCCAGCGAGAATGAGCCATTCGAACGGATCGACGGAAGCCAGCGCTGGGCGGGGCTCGCCCGCGTCGACTCGGCGATGCTCGGTGCGACCGTCGCGATGCTTGGCGACTGGGATTTGCAGTCGACGCTGCTTCGCCGCGCGATCCAGGCAGGCGCGAAGTTACGACCATCCGCGACCGGAGACGGGCGCGGACCATTTCTGGCGATCGACGCGCAATCGATGATTGGGTTCGAACGGCGATTGATCGTCGCCTCGCGAACGGCGCGAGAGGACGTCGTGGCGCGCTATCTCCTGCCGATCGTCGAGGAAGTCGCGACCGAAAAGCTGATGGAGACACGGCTACGGCCCGACTGGCTACTCCACGGCGCGCTTGTGCTGACGGTCGTGGCTGCCTTCTGTTTCACGCGCGGCTGGCATTGGCCAGCGCTCGGACTGCTGCTGCTGTCGACGCCGCTCGACTTGGTAGCGGAGCGGCTTGCCCATCTTCGCCTACGTCCGTTGGCTCCCGGCAAGCCGGCGCGTCGTCTGCTGTGGCCCGCCGCAGGCCTCGCGCTCCTTGCGCTCGGCTGGTTCGAGGCTCGGCACGGGTCGGGGTGGGGCGCGATGGTGGCGGCGCTTTCGGCAGGCGCTTTTGCAGAGGCCATGCGGGTCGAGCGACAAGGGCGCACGATCCCGGCCGGCGAGTGGCTCTTTTCCCGTCGGACGGCGATCTGGCTCGCCGTGCCATTCGCAGCGTTGGGCTGGTTCAGTGCGTATCTCGGCGCAGCGGCGCTTTACGCGGCGGCGAGTTTCTTCACCGCCCAGCACGTTCGGCACCGGCTCGATCGCGATTGACTGGCCGTTAACTCCATTTGTTTTATGACGCCCGGCATGCCCGTGGACTGGCCCCTTGCTGACACATCGACCGGCCGTCCGGTTTCGCCTGCGCGTCGCGCGCGGGCGAACCGGCTCGACACCGTGCGAGCCGATTTCTTCCTGGACGAGCAGGAACGGCTGAGCGACGAGGAACGATCGCTGATGTCGGCGATGCTACGCGGACTGATCGCCGAGGTTGCTGACGAACTGATTGCGGGCATGCCTGCACTGACCGCTGCCCGAGCCGAGCAGGGGCGCGACTTGGCCTACCGTCGCCTGCGCAATGCTCGCCTGCTCGACCGACCCGAGCTTCTATCTTTGCTGTTGCGCCGCGCGGACGAGCAGCAATTGTCGGGTCGACACGAAGCAGGGTCAGACGGAGTGGTGGCGCAGATGGTCTCCGACGCCGATCCGAACGTGTCTGCGGCGGCCATGGCGTTGACAATCGCAAGGGGGCGACGGCGCGATCGCTTCGGTCGTCTGGGCTTGGAGTTCGACGATCTTTCGGCCGAGGACGCCGTTGCGGTCGTTCATGCAACCGCGGCCGCCCTGCGCGAATCGCTCGACGACGATGCTGATCTTCCACTCGCGCAGTCGGCGGCGGGATTTTTGTCGCGTCACGACGAGGGCCGTCGGCTCGACGCGGCGGTCGCGGCGCTTGCGCGGGTTCTCGATGCGTCCGGTCGCGCTGGAGACGACACGGTCGTTCGCCTCGCCAACGAAGGTGAAGCGCCTTTGCTCGTCGCCCTCCTATCTCGCCGAGCCGGTGTCGATCTGGTCGACGGATGGTCGCTGTTCAGTGGTGGCCAGGCGATGATGCTTGCGCGCATGGCGGGGTGCGCGCGGACGACGGCCGCTCAGATCCTTGTTGCCTTCGAAGCGCTTCTGGCCGGATCGGCTCCAGAGGGCGCGATCGGCGAGTTCGAACAGATTGAGGAAGGTCGCGTCGAGCGGTGTCGGCAATGGATGCGGCTGGACCCGCATTATCGGGCGGCACGCGACCAGATCGAAGCGTCGAATGGCTAGCGTCCCCCTCAATGGAGATCCGGTGAGTGGGCGGGTCGACCGCGATGGTCGGCTGATCGAAGCCGATCCGCGACTCCTCCGATTGCAGCGCGAAGCGGGGTCCGACCTCGGCGCGCTGATTGCGTTGCCGCAACTGGCGATGGTCGTCAGGACTGCAATCCGGCTCGGGGTGCCGCTATCCCGGTCGATCATCGCGGCCTCCTCGACCGAAGATCTGGACCTATGGGTGAAGGCGGTGCCTGACCAGGAGGGAGTGTCGCTGGCAATTGAAGGATGGACTGCGCGGTCACCGCTGCCGCCACGATTGACGCTGGTCGGTAATGAGCCGGAACTGGGCGCTGATACCGCGGCAAGCAACTCCCTTCGCCTGTCGACAGATCCTCAATTGCAGGTGTTGAGTGCTGACAATGGCCTGCTCGCCCTCTTGGGCATGGACGAGGGCGAGGTCGTCGGCGAACCGCTTACCCGTTTCTTCCAACTGCGAGATGACGCGCAGGGCGCGATGCCGTTGCTTTCCGCCCTTGGGACCGGGCAGGCATTCGCAGGGCAGATGGCGCACCTTCGGAATAACCCCGAGCAAATCGTTAGCCTCTCAGCAAATCCCAAGGAGACTGCTGGCGGGAAGTTCGCAGGCTTCGAGATCGACGCGCACTTCGAGGGAGCCTCGGACCAGCGCGACGGCCAGGCATCTTTCGATCCTGCGCTGAACGAAGCGTTGCGGTCGCCTCTCGATCGCATCATTTCCGCGGCGGACCGGATCGTCGAACGGACCGAGGGTCCCTTGCGTAGCGACTATGCAACCTATGCCGGGGACATCGCGGCGGCGGGCCGGCATCTGCTCTCGGTAATCAAGGCGATGACCGAAGAGCAGCCGACGAGCGCCGACGTCATCGATCTTCGCGGCCCCATTGCCGAGGCGGTGCAGTTGACAGAGGCGCGCGCCGAGGAACGGTCGATCATCGTCGCGGTGACGGGTGCGGCCGATGCGCTGCTGGCGCACGGAGAGCCGCGTGCAATCGTCCAGATCCTCGTCAACATCGTCAACAATGCGATCCGCCATTCGCCCGACGGCGGGCTGGTCGACATCGCTGCACATCGGCGCGGCGAGGAAGTGGCCATAACGGTCACCGACCAGGGTCCGGGAATCGCCCTCGTCGACGAGAAACGAATCTTCGAACGCTATGAGCGCGTCGGCGAAGCGCCTGACGGGACCGGACTTGGCCTCGCCATCGCGCGGCGCCTTGCCCGGTCGATGGGCGGCGAGATCGAGCTGGACGGGCGCCCCGGGCGAGGCGCCTGCTTCACCCTGACGCTTCGCAGCGCCTAGATCAGCGTTCGCCGACCG
Above is a genomic segment from Sphingomonas sp. LY29 containing:
- a CDS encoding DUF1467 family protein, with the translated sequence MGIGSALAVYFLFWVGAAFLLLPFGVRTDEEVGAELVPGQADSAPHKFDLKRHMLRASIVALVLFAIYYANWAFEWVTVDDLDFFNPPAAQDTI
- a CDS encoding PAS domain-containing sensor histidine kinase codes for the protein MASVPLNGDPVSGRVDRDGRLIEADPRLLRLQREAGSDLGALIALPQLAMVVRTAIRLGVPLSRSIIAASSTEDLDLWVKAVPDQEGVSLAIEGWTARSPLPPRLTLVGNEPELGADTAASNSLRLSTDPQLQVLSADNGLLALLGMDEGEVVGEPLTRFFQLRDDAQGAMPLLSALGTGQAFAGQMAHLRNNPEQIVSLSANPKETAGGKFAGFEIDAHFEGASDQRDGQASFDPALNEALRSPLDRIISAADRIVERTEGPLRSDYATYAGDIAAAGRHLLSVIKAMTEEQPTSADVIDLRGPIAEAVQLTEARAEERSIIVAVTGAADALLAHGEPRAIVQILVNIVNNAIRHSPDGGLVDIAAHRRGEEVAITVTDQGPGIALVDEKRIFERYERVGEAPDGTGLGLAIARRLARSMGGEIELDGRPGRGACFTLTLRSA